Below is a window of Arabidopsis thaliana chromosome 2, partial sequence DNA.
aaaaaataagatgtCATCTGCAAACAAGAGATGCGAGGTGGAAGGACTTGCGCGTGAGATTTGAAGACCTTGGATCCTGCCATTCCATTCAGCTTCTTTGAGTTTCGCTACCAAAGCTTTCGTACACAAAATAAAGAGGAACGGGGAAATATGATCGCCTTGTCTAATTCCCCTTGATGGTTTGATGAAACCTCTTGGAGCTCCATTTAAGAGTACTTTATATGAGACATATGAGATGCAAAAGATTATCAAGTCCACCCATTTCTGAGTGAAACCCATTTTCAACATGAGAGCTCGTAGAAAAGACCATTCCACACGATAGTAAGCTTTACTCATATCAGTCTTTATAGCCATGAACTTTTTCCTACAAGCCAGTTTGTTCGGAGGGCATGAAAATTTTCCTGAGCTATAAGAATATTATCTGTGATAAGTCTCCCAGCCACAAAGGCAGACTGAGTCTCAGTTTTAACTCCAGAAGAATCTTTTTCAGACGAGAGCTGAGAACTTTTGAAATTACTTTATAACTAACATTACATAGGCTGATTGGCCAGAATTCCGCCATCTTCCTTGGTCGATCTGTTTTTGGAATCATGCAAATATTTGTCTCATTCAAACGCTCATCAAAAGAGCTGGATGAATGGAAGTTTTGAACTACTTTAACCAGGTCTGGCCCGgtcaaatcccaaaacctttgaTAGAAAAGGGCTGTCATACCATCTGGACCCGGAACTTGATCTGGATTAAGCGAAAAGAGAGCACGTTTAACTTCATCCGTGGAAATCTCTTTAATGAGTCTCTCATTCATTACGTCCGAGATAATCACCGGCACATCCCGAAGGGCGGAATGAAAATCTTGTGGGTCTGAGGTTGTAAACAAGTCTTTAAAGTACTCCACCGCTAGACTTTTAATTCCCACCTCTTTGTCTACCCATAGTCCATCTTGGTTCAGTAAACCAATAATCTTATTCCTTGCTCGTTTTTGCTTGGTAATTGCATGAAagtattttgtatttttatcaCCCTCTTTAAACCAAAGTTCCCGACACTTTAATCGCCAGAATATCTCCTCTTCTCTATAAGCATCACAAAGTTTCCATTTCAGAGCTAAAAGTTCTTCGGCAGAAATAGACTCGTCTTCCTGAGCAAGGTCGATCTTATTTTGAAGatccaaaatcttcttctcagaaTTTGAGGAATTAGATTTCTTCCAAATAGAAATTGATTTTCTACAATTTCTaactttttgtgaaaaaagaaCTCCTTCTTGTGAAGAGACATCCCAACCTCCAATAACTGATTCTTTAAACCCCCGTTTATCAAGCcatcttttatcaaaaataaaaggtttAAATAATCGTTGTGGACTATTGTGGATTGATGCTAGGAGGGGTTTGTGATCACAACtccataattttaaatattccACATTAGTGTGGGAAAAGATAGTATGCCATTCCTCATTCGCCATTGCTCTATCTAATCTTGAGTTAATGACTTTACGGACTCTCCGTCCTGTAACTCCACAACTACGTCGCCCCACccatgaaaaaaaattatcatgaGATGGCACCTCAATCATTCCACAATTTTCAATCATACAACGAAATGGGAGGAAAGAGGATTCCGACCTACTTTTACCACCCTTCTTCTCATGATTTCCTATAATTTCATTAAAGTCACCGATCATAAACCATGGATCCGAGCGTCAAATGCCAATACAAGTCAAACGCTCCCAAACTAATTCTCGGTACTGAACTACCGAATCTccatatacaaaattaatataaactcGGTTTCCATCAATAATAGTTTCAATATCAAGATGCCGATcactaacaaaaacaaacttaaccGGATAATCTTTCGAATACATAAGGGCAAGACCACTACTGGTGCCAATCGGTTCAACTATTTGAAGGAAATCAAAACCTAAAGACACTTGCATATTTTGTAGATGCATGTGATTGCTCTTGGTTTctgataaaacaaacaaacatggGGAGTACATTCGACACATCTCCTCCAGTCGACGAGAGGTAAGATCTGCTCCCACCCCTTGACAATTCCATGCTAAGATTCTCATGTGTTAGTTCCGGAGGGAGAGTCAAACCCCACCGTACTAACAATTGAAAAggtaattataatttttgcaaaaataatcACCTCAATACAAGGGATAATTGAAGATTTGTTAAAAACTCTTGTCTTTGCTCTCAACGAACATTCCAAAGTAAAATAACATTGTAAACATGATTTTTTCAGATACAAAGAATGTGAGAATGGTCTCTCCTTGACGGAGGAAATCAAAATACATGGACCTACATCCAGAAATTTAGAACTTAAATTTTTAGTTGGGTCAGAAATAAccttaaaattaattttactatGCCAGGCCCAAAGCTTCAATACAACAAAGGAAATGGATGTTGAGCCGCTAGCTTCACATGCTTGACTTCGTCGGAGCTGAAATGCATTCGGTGACGGAACAGTAAATACTGTTGACCAGAGACATGTCACGGTTAGGTGAGAGATACAAATCAAAGAGCGAGAGGAATCCAAAGCATCGCGAAAGtccatcaaaatcaaaagattcgACACGACATACATTGTCTCTAAAATGAGCAAGATGTTTAGATCTAGCAACTCTAACAAAGCGGAGTCCACAAGGTGGGAAGTTGGCTTCATTAGAGAAGTTAGACGCCATGATTTCATCACACACGTGAGAGGGATTATAAACTCTCGCCAGAAAACAAAAGGCTAGCGAAAAAGGAGAAGAGTCAAAGGCTTCTTCTTTAATCGAAGAGGGTTTCGTTTTGAGGGAAAAATCTGGTGAGAAATGGACACGGTTATCCGTCCTTTTCGAGATGTTTGAGCTCTGACTGTTGCTATGGAGAAGATTTCATGAGAGCTTCTCCGGTACTTCGACGAGATTGGATACATTGGAATAAtaccagagagagagagaaagaggaaattCAGATTTCAGATCTGGCTTATACAAAGGTTCaagggagaagaagacatCTAAAAAATGAGATCTAAGGAAAGAACTTCCGTTCTAAGATCTGATTTGTCGAAAAGCTTCcccaaaagaagataaaataagGAAACACGGCAAAAGCCGGAAAATATTGTCTGTGAGTTTTGAAATTAGCCACGACATGATGCAGTCCGAACGCTACTTGATAGCTCAAATCCAATTACTTTGCCATAGGCGACCACCAAGCCCTCCCGAAATAATCGGTAGATccaagaaataaagaaaaaataaataatttttttaacaattactTCGTCGGAAAAAGCAGATGCGGAGAGAGAACTAATACACGGCGAAACGATGGGCAGATGCGGTGGAAAAAGTCATCCCGTAGAGTTGGTAAAAAGGTCTCGAAATTCGTGCAAAAGAGAAGTGTTGACAGACGAGCAGGTGGAGAAGTACATAGAACACATAACAATCATGCTCCCGTACCTTATTAGAAAGCATGCAGTAAATGGGAGAATGCTCACACAGAGACTGGATCGAATGACAATGACTAGACCCATCATACAGTGCACATGTTCTTCATTAGGTATGTTTGTGTTCcatttttcagtttcaataaTTGTGGCGCCAAGTGATTGGTTTAAACGTGTTTCTTTCAGGTCTTGTTGGAATTTCATGTGTTATCTTACTAGAGCTACATTCAGTTAACGCACTGGAGTTTTGTGGGAAACTAGATGAGGACATGATGCGAGCTGCCGCTAAACAATATGCAATCAAAACTTTCAATACATTGTCTCCAGAAGAACGTTCTGCTTGAGTAGTACCAGTATTATGCACGTCAACCAACCCAAGACTCTCTTCTTAAGTCAGTTATTCtttgtatttaaatttcaCCACTCCTGGATTAATGTGATATATACATTGTTGTACTTTGTTGGATTTTGTAAtcatttgtgtatttttttataacagaAGCCAACCTAAATTCTGCATCACTTATGTGTCTTGCAACGTCCATTTAACATTTAATACATACAACAACGAGGAACCAACTTACAACAACAGTACTATAAATAGAAACGAACCACATGCACATTGACTACAACACTAACATATAAACTAGAACAATACACACACAAGAAGGTTCTTCATTTCACGCAATTCCATCTTGCAACCTTGCAGCTCATTCTCTAACCTAATCAACTCCTTCTCAAACCCGGAAACAACAGATTCACATGTTCGTGTATGAATGGCCAGAGTTTCCATCTCACATTCTAAAGATTGTACCTCTTTTTGTAATGTCAATGAAGATCCTTCAATTTTTTCAATCTTCGGAAGTATGTCTTCCATCTCTTCCACCATTGTTTCATCTGTCCACCTAAACAAGTGAACACGAACATTCTGATGCATACCAAGTGAAGAAGTGAGAGATGTTCCGTTAATGAACAATATTAATAGATCACTATAATTACCTCCACTCCACATCGACAGGCAAAGAAGAGTCTCCCTGGGTTTTTGACAGTCTTTGAGGTTCTCAAAACCACATCTTCTCCACAACAACATCGAATTGGAATCCCTCTCCCTctatcttccattttcttttaactgGACAGTCTCAATTTGGCTATCGA
It encodes the following:
- a CDS encoding zinc ion-binding protein; amino-acid sequence: MEDRGRGIPIRCCCGEDVVLRTSKTVKNPGRLFFACRCGVENVRVHLFRWTDETMVEEMEDILPKIEKIEGSSLTLQKEVQSLECEMETLAIHTRTCESVVSGFEKELIRLENELQGCKMELREMKNLLVCVLF